Part of the Gallalistipes aquisgranensis genome, GATGTCCCTGCCGTCGTCGAGGAAAAAAAGACGCAGGCAGCCTTTTTTTATCAGGTAGAGGATGTCCGCTACTTTCCCCTCTTCGAGCAGGAGCGTTTTGGCCGGGATGGATATGGTTCCGATCCGGTTGCCGAATTCCTCTATGCAGGCCCGTTCCTCCTCGGAGAGATTTTCCATGCCGTCGGGCACGGATGCGCCGTTCGTGGGGAGGCTTTGCGGCAGACGGTCGAAGATATTCATGGCGGCGGGGCGGCCGAAACAGGCGACCGGTTATAGATAGAAGATTTTGAGCAGCAGCTCCTTCAGCAATTCCCCTTCGGCGGCCGAACCTCCGTTCATCCCCTTGCTCTTGAGGTCGTACTCGCGCAGCAGGCCCAGGATCGTGAAGACCTTTTTGTTGGGGTAAAGACCGGCCGCCTGCTTGTATTCGTTCAGGAAGAACGGATTGGGCAGTTTGAGCATCCGGCTCAGTTCCATGTCCGGGGGCATCTGCACACCCCGGTTGCGCACCAGCCAACGTTGGTAGTTGAGGATGAAGATACGCTGGAAATGGCTGAACAGGGTGCTGATCGTCACGATCAGCGGGTTCTCCTTCGGGTTGCGGGCGAAGTGGTCGGCAATCAGCAGCGCTTTCTCCATGTTCCGTTCCGAGAGGGCCCGCGTCAGCTCGAAGTTGTTGAAATCCTTGCTGATACCTATGTTCTGCTCGATGTGGTCGGCCGTGATGGCCTTCGTCCCTTCGGGCAGGAAGGTGAGCAGTTTGGCCAGTTCGTTGGAGATTTTCGCAATGTCCACGCCGAGGTGGTCGGTGAGCATCGTGAGTGCCTTGGGCTCGATCGTGCACCCTTTCGAGCGGATGAAGTCGGAAAGCCACGGACCGATCTCGTAATCGCGCGGGCGCACCGATTCGAACACCTCTCCCCGCTGGGCGATCTGTTTGTAGAGCTGTGTCCGCTTGTCGAGGCTCTTCTCCTTGTGGCAGAGTACCAGAACGGTCGTGGCGGCGGGTGCCTGGGTGTAAAG contains:
- the holA gene encoding DNA polymerase III subunit delta, whose protein sequence is MAKSGKTTFKESVAEFGRLQKEIAARRFAPVYLLMGEEGYFIDELCDRLANGVLTEAERAFNQIVVYGKDSECGAIINFCRQMPMMGSYQVVIVREAQQLRRIDQLALYTQAPAATTVLVLCHKEKSLDKRTQLYKQIAQRGEVFESVRPRDYEIGPWLSDFIRSKGCTIEPKALTMLTDHLGVDIAKISNELAKLLTFLPEGTKAITADHIEQNIGISKDFNNFELTRALSERNMEKALLIADHFARNPKENPLIVTISTLFSHFQRIFILNYQRWLVRNRGVQMPPDMELSRMLKLPNPFFLNEYKQAAGLYPNKKVFTILGLLREYDLKSKGMNGGSAAEGELLKELLLKIFYL